A single Trueperaceae bacterium DNA region contains:
- a CDS encoding sugar ABC transporter permease, translating into MQESASPLGRDAGPRRRRRVRWRGEWLTGYAMVFPATALIAIFGLFPIGYAIYMSLYRWRIRQGGFVGLDNYEKVLGDWGGAAAFFGGLALILVAHHLWTRAFRAHAGWRRYGPLFGAVTLLSAGIAIALGWGRMVEAGEARFLGGLIRTTYYGFLSVPIQIALALVLASLLFQRLRGSETFRMLFFLPYVTPAVAGAAVYAALFSPRPERPVNTVLGWLGIPAQDWLFETDPVLELIANGVLARVARLAGTEPIEVALSGFWAGPSLALVTIIVFGIWTYTGYNAVIFLAGLANIPRDLYEAAEIDGANGRQRFLHVTIPMLSPVTFYLTVLGFIGTFQAFTHLYVMRVPATRDAVDTASVVIFDTFYKRNDFSLAAAQSIVLFVIILILTLFNQRVLGGRGAR; encoded by the coding sequence GGCGCCGGCGCGTGCGCTGGCGCGGCGAGTGGCTGACGGGGTACGCGATGGTCTTCCCCGCGACGGCGCTCATCGCGATCTTCGGGTTGTTCCCCATCGGCTACGCGATCTACATGAGCCTCTACCGCTGGCGCATCCGCCAGGGCGGCTTCGTCGGGCTCGACAACTACGAGAAGGTGCTCGGCGATTGGGGTGGGGCCGCCGCCTTCTTCGGGGGGCTGGCGTTGATCCTCGTCGCGCACCACCTGTGGACCCGCGCGTTTCGCGCGCACGCCGGTTGGCGCCGCTACGGACCGCTGTTCGGGGCGGTCACGTTGCTGTCGGCCGGCATCGCCATCGCGCTCGGCTGGGGCCGCATGGTGGAGGCCGGCGAAGCGCGCTTCCTGGGCGGCCTGATCCGCACGACGTACTACGGGTTCCTCAGCGTCCCGATCCAGATCGCGTTGGCGCTCGTCCTCGCGAGCCTCCTGTTCCAGCGGTTGCGGGGCAGCGAGACGTTCCGGATGCTGTTCTTCCTGCCGTACGTCACGCCCGCCGTCGCCGGCGCGGCGGTGTACGCCGCGCTGTTCAGCCCCCGCCCCGAACGGCCCGTCAACACCGTCCTCGGGTGGCTCGGCATTCCTGCGCAGGACTGGCTGTTCGAGACCGACCCGGTGCTGGAGCTGATCGCGAACGGCGTCCTGGCGCGCGTCGCGCGCCTCGCCGGGACGGAACCGATCGAGGTGGCGTTGTCCGGGTTCTGGGCGGGGCCCAGCCTGGCGCTCGTGACGATCATCGTGTTCGGGATCTGGACGTACACCGGCTACAACGCCGTCATCTTCCTCGCCGGCCTCGCGAACATCCCGCGCGACCTGTACGAGGCGGCGGAGATCGACGGCGCCAACGGCCGCCAGCGGTTCCTGCACGTCACCATCCCGATGCTCTCGCCGGTCACGTTCTACCTGACGGTGCTCGGCTTCATCGGGACGTTCCAGGCGTTCACGCACCTGTACGTCATGCGGGTGCCCGCCACCCGGGACGCGGTCGACACCGCCAGCGTCGTCATCTTCGACACCTTCTACAAACGCAACGACTTCAGTCTCGCCGCGGCGCAATCGATCGTGCTGTTCGTCATCATTCTGATCCTCACGCTGTTCAACCAGCGGGTCCTGGGCGGGCGGGGCGCGCGATGA
- a CDS encoding carbohydrate ABC transporter permease, whose product MRNLPGRRGRTGSGVAPPARDAQVRLDTPPPAFRLVHLPVYVALVFGAIVSATPFLYMLSTSLMNLGETINRQLLPDAPQWGNYVEAWSNASFDLYMRNSIILSVVTILGVLFTSTLAGYAFARIRFPGRNVLFAILLSTLMIPGTVTFIPQFLLVRGDIVPWGNWLDTLPALTIPFFSTAFIIFLFRQFFAEIPDELWDAARLDGAGHLRFLVQVVVPMSRPVLTTGALLTFVNTWNEFLWPLLVTYTPTWRPLGVGLYTFITEAGPETHLLMAGSVITIVPVLIIYFFTQKQFTEGIATSGLKG is encoded by the coding sequence ATGAGGAACCTCCCCGGCCGCCGCGGACGGACCGGGTCGGGCGTCGCGCCCCCGGCGCGCGACGCGCAGGTCCGCCTCGATACGCCCCCGCCCGCCTTCCGCCTGGTGCACCTCCCCGTGTACGTCGCGCTCGTGTTCGGGGCGATCGTCTCCGCCACGCCGTTCCTGTACATGCTGTCGACGTCGCTCATGAACCTCGGCGAGACGATCAACCGGCAGCTGCTGCCCGACGCGCCGCAGTGGGGGAACTACGTCGAGGCGTGGTCGAACGCCTCGTTCGACCTCTACATGCGCAACAGCATCATCCTGAGCGTCGTGACGATCCTCGGGGTGCTGTTCACGAGCACCCTCGCGGGGTACGCCTTCGCGCGCATCCGCTTCCCCGGCCGCAACGTCCTCTTCGCGATCCTCCTCTCGACGTTGATGATCCCGGGCACCGTCACGTTCATCCCGCAGTTCCTGCTGGTGCGGGGCGACATCGTGCCCTGGGGGAACTGGCTCGACACCCTCCCGGCGCTGACGATCCCGTTCTTCTCGACGGCGTTCATCATCTTCTTGTTCCGGCAGTTCTTCGCCGAGATCCCCGACGAGCTGTGGGACGCCGCCCGCCTCGACGGGGCGGGACACCTGCGCTTCCTGGTGCAGGTGGTCGTCCCGATGAGCCGACCGGTCCTGACGACCGGGGCGCTGCTGACGTTCGTGAACACCTGGAACGAGTTCCTGTGGCCCCTGCTGGTGACGTACACCCCCACCTGGCGACCGCTCGGGGTCGGGCTCTACACCTTCATCACCGAAGCGGGACCGGAGACGCACCTGCTGATGGCGGGCTCGGTCATCACGATCGTGCCGGTGTT